In one Parvibaculum sp. genomic region, the following are encoded:
- a CDS encoding substrate-binding domain-containing protein: MKRFLPVLGALVLASPAQAVDERYRAYEAAPALSGTVEIAAEPANARLQLLWREGFAARHADVRAAPLAAQGPGILTARAAIEALAVFVHKDNPLSCLPLENLAPLFAGDAAWGAAGLGGEWASRPVIVFDRPAGGERDFFVAAALKGGAIAPDAKTVARASALIREIGASPGGIGYAPAGYRSDAVRALRLSDGGECVGPSEASAHRAAWPLARVVRVTARGPAARHAIDYVLSREGQRDAEIAGYFALPYVFAAEDRKALGLD; this comes from the coding sequence ATGAAAAGATTTCTACCCGTTCTCGGCGCGCTGGTGCTGGCGTCTCCGGCACAAGCGGTCGACGAACGCTACCGGGCTTACGAAGCCGCGCCCGCCCTGAGCGGCACGGTCGAGATCGCCGCCGAACCTGCCAATGCGCGGCTGCAGCTCCTCTGGCGCGAGGGCTTTGCCGCGCGCCATGCCGATGTGCGGGCCGCGCCGCTCGCGGCGCAAGGCCCCGGTATCCTGACCGCGCGCGCCGCCATCGAGGCGCTGGCCGTCTTCGTCCACAAGGACAATCCGCTTTCCTGCCTGCCGCTTGAAAATCTCGCCCCGCTTTTTGCCGGCGATGCGGCATGGGGCGCCGCCGGTCTCGGCGGCGAATGGGCGTCGCGTCCCGTCATCGTCTTCGACCGGCCGGCGGGTGGCGAACGCGACTTCTTCGTCGCCGCCGCGCTGAAAGGCGGCGCCATTGCGCCCGACGCGAAAACCGTTGCGCGCGCCTCCGCATTGATACGCGAGATCGGCGCGTCGCCGGGCGGCATCGGCTACGCGCCGGCCGGCTATCGCAGCGACGCTGTGCGCGCGCTCAGGCTTTCCGATGGCGGCGAATGCGTCGGACCGAGCGAGGCGAGCGCCCATCGCGCGGCCTGGCCGCTGGCGCGCGTCGTCCGCGTTACGGCGCGGGGGCCCGCGGCGCGGCATGCGATCGACTATGTGCTGTCGCGGGAGGGCCAGCGCGATGCAGAGATCGCCGGCTACTTCGCGCTGCCTTATGTCTTCGCCGCCGAAGACCGCAAGGCGCTCGGCCTCGACTGA
- a CDS encoding AlkA N-terminal domain-containing protein gives MKQTADISPSRAAGLDPDLCYRAIAAKDARFDGRFFVCVRTTGIYCRPVCPAQVPKRENCRFVPSAAAAEALGFRSCLRCRPEAAPGTPAWAGTAASVSRALRLIEEGALDDGKLDDLAARLGMGERQLRRLFLAHVGAGPQAVAANRRLLTAKQLITDTGLPLAQVAHAAGYRSLRRFNDAILQAYGVAPGEIRRTSETAAGGAIRLRLGYRPPFDFERVLAYLGGRAIPGVEQVTAARYARSFRVDGVSGVLSVAPAPKGHALEARIEIAGAEKGTGLPMRRIAARLRRLFDLDAEPSAIVAAFEGDLLIGPRITRAKGLRVPGTFDGFELAIRAVLGQQISVKGATTIAGRIVERFGERFDSGVDGITHFFPAPQRLARGDYAGLGLTGGRIATLKGLAAAVTSGALDFGPRETLEAKIAELTALPGIGEWTAHYVALRALGEPDAFPASDLGLRKAAGGGAPVTTKELELLSQDWRPWRGYAALALWTL, from the coding sequence ATGAAACAGACCGCCGACATATCCCCGTCCCGCGCCGCGGGCCTCGACCCCGATCTCTGCTACCGCGCGATCGCGGCCAAGGATGCGCGTTTCGACGGACGCTTCTTCGTCTGTGTCCGCACGACGGGCATCTATTGCCGCCCGGTCTGCCCGGCGCAGGTCCCCAAGCGCGAGAACTGCCGCTTCGTGCCCAGCGCGGCGGCGGCAGAGGCGCTCGGTTTCCGCTCCTGCCTGCGCTGCCGCCCGGAGGCCGCGCCCGGCACGCCCGCCTGGGCGGGAACCGCGGCCAGCGTTTCGCGGGCGCTCCGGCTTATCGAGGAAGGCGCGCTCGACGACGGCAAGCTCGATGACCTCGCGGCGCGCCTCGGCATGGGCGAGCGGCAATTGCGGCGGCTGTTCCTTGCGCATGTCGGCGCCGGGCCGCAGGCGGTCGCCGCCAATCGCCGGTTGCTCACCGCCAAGCAATTGATCACCGATACGGGTCTGCCGCTGGCGCAAGTCGCGCATGCGGCAGGCTATCGCAGCCTTCGCCGTTTCAACGATGCGATCCTGCAGGCCTATGGCGTTGCGCCGGGCGAAATCCGGCGTACGTCCGAGACGGCGGCGGGCGGCGCGATCCGACTGCGGCTCGGCTATCGCCCGCCCTTCGACTTCGAGCGCGTGCTCGCCTATCTCGGGGGCCGCGCGATACCGGGCGTCGAACAGGTGACGGCGGCGCGCTATGCGCGGAGTTTCCGGGTCGACGGCGTCAGCGGCGTGCTGTCCGTCGCGCCGGCGCCGAAGGGACACGCGCTTGAGGCGCGCATTGAGATTGCCGGCGCGGAGAAAGGCACAGGCCTGCCGATGCGGCGCATCGCGGCGCGGCTCAGGCGGCTTTTCGATCTCGATGCCGAACCTTCGGCCATCGTCGCCGCCTTCGAAGGCGATCTGCTGATCGGCCCGCGCATCACGCGCGCGAAGGGATTGCGCGTGCCGGGCACGTTCGACGGTTTCGAGCTTGCGATCCGCGCGGTGCTCGGCCAGCAGATTTCGGTGAAGGGCGCGACGACGATTGCCGGGCGCATCGTGGAAAGGTTCGGCGAGCGCTTCGACAGCGGCGTGGACGGCATCACGCATTTCTTTCCGGCGCCGCAGCGCCTGGCGCGCGGCGACTATGCCGGGCTCGGCCTGACCGGCGGGCGCATTGCGACGCTGAAAGGTCTTGCCGCCGCGGTTACATCCGGCGCGCTCGATTTCGGCCCGCGCGAAACGCTGGAAGCGAAGATTGCCGAACTGACCGCGCTGCCCGGCATCGGCGAATGGACGGCGCATTATGTGGCGCTGCGGGCGCTCGGCGAACCCGACGCCTTTCCAGCCTCCGATCTCGGATTGCGGAAAGCGGCCGGCGGCGGCGCACCCGTTACGACCAAGGAGCTTGAGCTGCTTTCGCAAGACTGGCGTCCCTGGCGCGGCTATGCGGCGCTGGCGCTGTGGACATTATAG
- a CDS encoding MFS transporter: MTDRAGAVSGAAAAAAPSQGFSPAYRNYALFILMLGYTANYVDRQILAILLEPIKQDLGVSDTQLGFLSGITFAIFYATLGVPIAMLADRTNRRNIVSAAIAIFSTMTVMCGFVTSFAQLALARIGVGIGEAGSSPPSHSMISDMFPPEKRASAMGIYSLGINIGILIGFLVGGWVSQWYGWRAAFLVVGAPGILIALLIRFTLKEPQRGHADGTTAQAAGDAPKVGEVFRLLWSQRSFRHISFACALAAFGGYAGVTWIPAFLMRSYQMSPGEIGTWLALIIGFVGGAGTYATAWAADRYGKRDVRWNMWVVAIVMMVCFPLSIGLYLSPDKYWAMFFFLVPAFAGAAYIGPSLAMTQGLVVLRMRAVASAVLFLILNLIGMGLGPQAVGLISDLYAPSFGQESLRYALLTVMVVWPWAALHFWLGASSLKEDLERARLHGLK; this comes from the coding sequence ATGACAGATCGTGCCGGCGCCGTTTCGGGCGCCGCGGCCGCCGCTGCGCCGTCGCAGGGGTTTTCGCCCGCCTATCGAAACTATGCGCTTTTCATTCTGATGCTCGGCTATACGGCCAATTACGTGGATCGCCAGATCCTCGCGATCCTGCTCGAACCGATCAAACAGGATCTCGGCGTCAGCGACACGCAGCTCGGCTTTCTGTCCGGCATCACCTTTGCGATCTTCTACGCGACGCTCGGCGTTCCGATCGCCATGCTGGCCGACCGCACCAACCGCCGCAACATCGTCTCGGCGGCCATCGCCATCTTCTCCACCATGACGGTGATGTGCGGTTTCGTGACCAGCTTTGCGCAACTGGCGCTGGCGCGCATCGGCGTCGGCATCGGCGAGGCGGGGTCGAGCCCGCCCTCGCATTCAATGATCTCCGACATGTTCCCGCCCGAGAAGCGCGCCTCCGCCATGGGCATCTATTCGCTCGGCATCAATATCGGCATCCTGATCGGCTTTCTGGTCGGCGGCTGGGTCAGCCAGTGGTATGGCTGGCGCGCGGCTTTCCTCGTTGTCGGCGCGCCGGGCATTCTGATCGCGTTGCTGATCCGCTTCACGTTGAAGGAGCCCCAGCGCGGACACGCCGATGGCACCACCGCACAGGCCGCGGGCGATGCGCCGAAAGTCGGCGAGGTGTTCCGTCTGCTCTGGTCGCAGCGTTCGTTCCGGCATATTTCCTTCGCCTGCGCGCTGGCGGCTTTCGGCGGCTATGCCGGCGTCACCTGGATACCGGCCTTCCTGATGCGCTCCTATCAGATGTCGCCCGGCGAGATCGGCACCTGGCTGGCGCTGATCATCGGTTTTGTCGGCGGCGCCGGCACCTATGCGACCGCATGGGCGGCCGACCGCTACGGCAAGCGCGATGTGCGTTGGAACATGTGGGTCGTGGCAATCGTGATGATGGTCTGCTTCCCGCTTTCGATCGGTCTCTATCTCTCGCCCGACAAATACTGGGCGATGTTCTTCTTCCTCGTGCCGGCCTTCGCGGGCGCCGCCTATATCGGACCGAGCCTCGCAATGACGCAGGGCCTCGTCGTGCTGCGCATGCGCGCCGTCGCCTCGGCCGTGCTCTTCCTGATCCTCAACCTGATCGGCATGGGCCTCGGGCCCCAGGCGGTCGGCCTGATCAGCGATCTCTACGCACCCAGCTTCGGGCAGGAGTCGCTGCGCTATGCGCTGCTCACCGTCATGGTCGTCTGGCCCTGGGCGGCGCTGCATTTCTGGCTCGGCGCATCGTCATTGAAGGAAGACCTCGAAAGGGCGCGCCTTCACGGGCTGAAATAG